The sequence GCCCGATCGATGAGCGCCTTGCACGCAGCGTCCAGCGAGCCGCTGGACATCACGAGCTCGAGGATCTGATCGTCGCTCACCAGCCCGGACAGGCCGTCCGAGCAGAGGAGGTACACGTCACCGTGCCGCGTCTCGTCCGTCACGAGATCGACGAGGACGTCCTCGCGGATGCCGAGCGCGCGCGTGATGACGTTGGCCGGAAGCTGCCGGACCTCCTCCTCGGTCATCCACGGGGCCATGTGCGCCGCGTCGCTGACGAGCGAGTGGTCGCGGGTCAGCTGCGTGATCTGGCTGTCGCGCAGGCGATAGCAGCGGCTGTCCCCGACGTGACCCACCGTCACGTGCTCGGCGTCCTTGGAGAACATCGCCGCCACGATCGTCGTGCCCATGCCGAAGTCGGCGAGCGTCTTCAGCGAGCGATCGAAGATGCGCCGGTTCGCCAGCCTGAGGCCGGTGACGACGTAGTTCTCCTCCTCGGTCAGGTTCGGATCGGCAGGGAAGGGCCAGGTGGCGTCCCTCCCCACCGTCACGGACAGGAAGTCCGAGAGCGTGCTCACGGCAAGCTGGCTCGCGACATCGCCCGAGCGGTGTCCGCCCATTCCATCCGCCACGGCCACGACACGGTACTCCTCGCTGACGAGGAGGTTGTCCTCATTGTGGTCCCGGAGGAGCCCGGTATCCGTCATCCCGGCAAACCGGGTCCGCAACATGGGCAGAGAGTAGACGCGGAGCAGGGGGGCAGCGCAAGTTCAAGGCGAGGGCAAAGCTGAAATCCTGGGCCGGATCTCCCACAGCGACCGCTCCATGGCCGCCGGAAGCGGCCGGCGGCAGGGGTGGAGGACCGTTCCGGAGGCGCTCGCTCGCCGGACGCACTTTGCTCTTGAAAGATGAGAGAGGACGTGGGGTTCCTCGCGGAGCGGCGCGCGCCGAGGCGACGGGCGCTCGAGCTCAGAGCCAGCTCTCGCCGATCGCGATCCCCGCCGAGGCCGCGATCGTCTCGGCGGCGCGCACGCCGCAGGCGTGCGCCTCCTCGAAGAGCGCCATCCCCGGCTGATCGACGTGAGCCCAGGCGACGCGCTCGGAGAGCGCGCAGCGCGGCTCGAACGGCCGCGGGCCGAGGAAGCCGGGGCGCGGGCGCGGCATCGCGTGACCCCAGATCATGACGTCCATCCGCTCGACGTCGTCGCGCAGGTGCGGGTGCGCCGGCGCGAGGTCGCGCAGCACGCCGTCGGCGAGCGACTCCCACGGCGCGCGGAGCAGCGCCGCGCGCGCGGCGGCCACGTCCGGCCCGCCGAAGGCGCGGTAGTAGGTCAGCACGGTGCGCTGCACCGGCGTCTCGAGGCGCGATCGCTGCATCGTCGCCGCCGCGAGATCGGTGAGCTGGTGGCGCGCGTCGACGTAGCCGAGCCCCTCGGCGCCGTAGAGGACGGAATCCCACGCGTGGTTGGGGTCGATCGGCCGCTCGACGTGCAGGTTCGCCACGAGCCACGCCGACGCGATCCGCTCCGGCAGGCCGCCCGCTGCGCTCCCCGCGAAGATCCGGCGCACGACGAACGCCGGCGCCGCGAGGATGGCCGCGCGGGCCTCGATACGGCGCGCCTCGCCGCGCTGCACGTCGACGTAGTCGATCTCGACGCGGCCGCCCGGCTGCGGGCGCACCGACGTGACGAGCGCGCCGAGCGACACGCGCGGCGCCGCGCGCTCGAGCAGCGCCTTCACGAGCCGGCCGTTGCCCTCGGGCCAGACGAGGTAGCGGCTGCCCGCGAGCTCCGGCGCGCGCGCCTTGCGCCCCGCGAAGTAGTGCAGCCCCGCCCAGGCCGAGATCTCCTCGGGCGCGCCGCCGAAGTCGTCGAGCATCGCGTAGCGCACGTACCAGCGAAGGAACGGCGTGCGGTACCCCTCGCGATCGAGCCACGCCGCCATGCTCATCCGGTCGAGCTGGAGGAGCTCGGGGTCGCGCGAGGAGCGTTCGAGCGGGATCTGGAACGCCGGGCGCCCGTCGCTGCCGGTGAGCTCCGTGAGCTCCTCCTCGAACGCATGAAACCTCTCGAGCTCGTCCAGCGCCTCGCTCGAGAGCGCGTCGAGCGGCGCGAGGCCGCTGTGCCACGCGCCCTCGTAGAACAGCCGCTCGCCCGGCGCGTGGCACAGCCGCCGCGGATCGAACGTGGGGCGCCCCGCCGCGTCCCACCCGGTGACGACGCCCATCTGCTCGAGCAGGCGCAGCGTCGCGCGCGCCTCGACGTTCGGCGCGGCGAGGTAGTGCGCGCCCCACGGGTACGGCACGACGCCGTCGTCGCCCCACGCGCTCGTGCCGCCTGGCCTCGGCTCGAGCTCGAGGACCCGCAGATCGAGCCCGGCACCGGCGAGCCGCCACGCGGCCGACAACCCGCTCACCCCGCCGCCGACGATCACGACGTCCGCGCGCTCGGCGGGGCCGCTCGCCGCGGGCAGCGGGCCGCCGCGGAGCAGGTGGCCCGCGCCGTGGGCCGCGCCGACGATCTCGCCGGCGAGCGGCGCGCGCCCGGGCGAGGCCGTGTGCACGACCCAGCCCGCGGCCACGGAGCTCAGGAAGCCGCGGCGGTTCACCGGATCACCGGGTCCACTCGGCCCACTCGCGCGTGTACACGGAGACGAGCTTCTGGTCGTTCAGCCGGTTGATCGGCGCCTCGACGCGGCCGAGATCGCGAGGGAACCGGAAGAGCTCCGGCAGGCCGCTCGAGTCGAGGTAGCGGAGCCTCGACGGATCGATCCGGAGGGCGCCTGGCGCGGCGAGCCCCTCGCCGCCCGCCAGGATGAAGCCCCACTCGCCGAAGCTCGGAACGTAGACGTGGAGCGGCGCGGTCTTGAAGCCGGCCGCCTCGAGCGTCGTCACGACGCACCAGAACGACTCGCGCGCGTAGTGAGGCGACGTCGCCTGGACGACGGCGAGCCCGCGCACGGAGAGCCGCTGCCGGAGCAGGTGATAGAACGCGTCCGTGTACAGCTTGCCGACGGCGTAGTTGCCCGGATCGGGGAAGTCGACGATCGCGAGATCGAACGACTCGGTCGACTCCTCGAGGTACTTGAACGCGTCCTCGTTGCGGACGGCGACGCGCGGGTCGCGGAGCGAGCCCTGGTTCAGCTCCGCGGCGAGCGGCAGATCGCGGAAGGCGCCGGTGACCGCGCCGTCCAGGTCGACGAGCAGGATCTGCTCGACCGACGGGTAACGGAGCAGCTCGCGCGCTGCGAGCCCGTCGCCGCCGCCGAGGATCAGCGCGCGCCGCGGCTCGCGCCCCAGCGCGGCGACGGCCGGGTGCACGAGCACCTCGTGGTACCGGTGCTCGTCGTCCGACGAGAACTGGAGGTTGCCGTTCAGGAAGAGGCGCGTCGTGCGCGGGCTCCTCGTGATGACGAGGCGCTGGTAGGGCGACTGCGCCGCGTAGACGATGGGCGCCCCGAAATAGAGCGCCTCCGAGCGCTCGACGAACCGCGAGACGAGCGCGAAGGCGACCCCGAGCCCAGCGATCACGATCAGGCAGAGCGCCCGCAGCCGGACGACGACGGCGCGATCGAGGGGGAACAGGAACGTGCTCGTGATCGCGACGGCCGCGTTGAGCATGCCGAAGAACAGGCTCGTCTGGTGGATCCCGAGGCGCGGCAAGAGGAGCGAGGGGAAGAGCAGGCTCGCGGCCAGCGCGCCGATGTAGTCGAGCGTGAGCACGCGCGCGACGAGCCGCTTGAGATCGAGCGAGAAGTTGAGCAGCCGGATGAGCAGCGGGATCTCGAGCCCCACGAGCACCCCGATGAGCAGCACGAGCGAGTAGAGCAGCGCGCGGAACGAACCGAGCGCCGTGTACACCCGGAAGAGCATCGGCGCGGAGAGCCCCCCGACGAGTGCGAGGCCGAGCTCGATCTCGACGAAGCGCTCGAGGAGCCGGCTCTCGATGTACTGGGAGAGGTACGAGCCGATCCCCATCGCGAACAGGTAAAGGCCGATGACGAAGCTGAACTGCGTCACCGAGTCGCCGAGGACGTAGCTCGCGAGCGTGCCGGTGATGAGCTCGTAGACGAGCCCCGACGTGGCGATGACGAACACGCTCGCGAGGAGCGCCGGGTGCACGAGCCGGGGCAGCGGCTGCGCAGCAGGAAAGGGCGCCGGAGCGTCCCCGGGAGGGGCGCCCCGAGCTCCCGCAGGGCTCTCCTCGGTGGCCGGCATCGGCGCGGTCCTAGCACCGCTCGCGCTGGACCACAGCCTGTTCGGGCTCGCCGGCGCGCTGGTGAGCTCTGGCGAGCGTCCGCGCGCTGACGAGCTGCGGCGTGCGGCGTGTGCGGTACGCACGACGTGCTCCGTGCGACGTGCGACGTGCGACGTGCGACGTGCGACGTGCGACGTGCTGCGTGTGATGTCGACGAGCGCACCTGAAACGCTTCCTCTTCCGTCGTCGAGGCTTCTAGTATGGTGCTCGCGTGAGCACGCCCTTCGACCGAGCAGCCGCGTGCCCCTCCTGCGGCGCGCCGATCACGTTTCGCTTCGCGGGCGCGATGGCGCAGGTGTGCAAGCACTGCAAGTTCGTCGTCGCGCGCACCGATCGGGACCTCCGCGCCGTCGGGCGCGTCGCCGACTTGGTCGATATACCAACGCCCCTCCAGCTCGGCGTCACCGGGCGCTGGGGCAACGAGCCGTTCGTTGTCGACGGCCGCGTCCAGCTCGATCGGGCCAGCGCGCCGGGCGCGCCCTGGCAGGAGATCTTCATCGCGTTCCCGGCCAGCGGTCGCTGGACGTGGGTCGCCTTCGCTCAGGGGCGCTGGTACGCCACCACCGAGGCGCCGCTCCCGCTGAACGGGCTGCCGCAGTGGAGCTCCCTCCAGCCGGGCGGCCGTGTCCACCTCGAGGGGCACGGCATGTTCACCGTCGTCGAGGTCGGCAGCCGGCGCGTGATCTCCGCCGAAGGAGAGATGCCCTACGTCGCCGCGCCGGGCGTGGTGACGGGCTTCGTCGACATCGCTGGGCCGAGGGGCGAGTTCGGGACGCTCGACTACGGCGACGGGCGGATGATCCCGCCCAAGCTCTACCTGGGCCGGCAGATCGACCCGGCCGTGATGAAGCTCGACACCGGCGCCCCTGTGGACCAGCCCACAGCGCAGGTGTCGGCCGTCGCGTGCCCGAACTGCGGCGGCAACCTTCCGCTCGCCGCGCCCGGCACCACGGAGCGCATCGTCTGCCGGTACTGCGGTACGGCGAGCGACCTCACGAAGGGCGCGCTCGTCGCGCTCGGCCAGGTCCCACGGCCGCCCATGGAGCCGTACGTCCCGCTCGGCGCCGAGGGCCAGCTCCGCGGCACGCGCGTGCTCTGCATCGGCTTCGTCATCCGGGGCTGCACGGTGGAGGGCGAGCGCTACCGCTGGCGGGAGTACCTGCTCTACGGCGGGCCGAGCGTCGGCTACCTGTGGCTGATGGAAGAGGACGGCGCGTGGCAGCTCGTGACGCCTCTCTCACCCGGCGAGGTCCAGCCGATGGGCTCGACGGCGAGCTATCAAGGGCGGACGTACGCGCTCAAGCAGAGCGTCCACGCCGAGGTGGAATACGTCATCGGCGAGTTCTACTGGAAGGTCGAGATCGGCGAGGCGGTGCAGGCCACGGAGTACGAGGGCGAAGGCGGCAAGGTCAGCATCGAGCAGGCCCCGACCGAGGTGAGCGTGTCATTCTGCTCACCGCTTCCAGGGAAGGAGCTCGCCGCCGCCTTCCACCTGCCGCCCCCGCCGAGCCCCTCGTTCGGCGGCGGGACGAGCGCCAGCGCCGGCACGGTCGTCGTCATCGTCGTCGTCCTGATCGTCGTCCTCCTCATTCTCATCGCGCTCAGCGACTGCGGTGGGGGCGGCGGCGGCGTCATCTTCATTCCGAGCGGGGGGGGCAGCCCGAGCTTCGGCGGTGGGAAGTGATCCAGTTTCACTGCTCTATTCGGTTGCGTATGAAATAAACGGCCTGCGTCGGTG is a genomic window of Sorangium aterium containing:
- a CDS encoding PP2C family protein-serine/threonine phosphatase → MLRTRFAGMTDTGLLRDHNEDNLLVSEEYRVVAVADGMGGHRSGDVASQLAVSTLSDFLSVTVGRDATWPFPADPNLTEEENYVVTGLRLANRRIFDRSLKTLADFGMGTTIVAAMFSKDAEHVTVGHVGDSRCYRLRDSQITQLTRDHSLVSDAAHMAPWMTEEEVRQLPANVITRALGIREDVLVDLVTDETRHGDVYLLCSDGLSGLVSDDQILELVMSSGSLDAACKALIDRANYFGGTDNITVVLARVEEVPDGKRPFNDEPTQESR
- a CDS encoding FAD-dependent oxidoreductase, which gives rise to MNRRGFLSSVAAGWVVHTASPGRAPLAGEIVGAAHGAGHLLRGGPLPAASGPAERADVVIVGGGVSGLSAAWRLAGAGLDLRVLELEPRPGGTSAWGDDGVVPYPWGAHYLAAPNVEARATLRLLEQMGVVTGWDAAGRPTFDPRRLCHAPGERLFYEGAWHSGLAPLDALSSEALDELERFHAFEEELTELTGSDGRPAFQIPLERSSRDPELLQLDRMSMAAWLDREGYRTPFLRWYVRYAMLDDFGGAPEEISAWAGLHYFAGRKARAPELAGSRYLVWPEGNGRLVKALLERAAPRVSLGALVTSVRPQPGGRVEIDYVDVQRGEARRIEARAAILAAPAFVVRRIFAGSAAGGLPERIASAWLVANLHVERPIDPNHAWDSVLYGAEGLGYVDARHQLTDLAAATMQRSRLETPVQRTVLTYYRAFGGPDVAAARAALLRAPWESLADGVLRDLAPAHPHLRDDVERMDVMIWGHAMPRPRPGFLGPRPFEPRCALSERVAWAHVDQPGMALFEEAHACGVRAAETIAASAGIAIGESWL
- a CDS encoding polyamine aminopropyltransferase; translated protein: MPATEESPAGARGAPPGDAPAPFPAAQPLPRLVHPALLASVFVIATSGLVYELITGTLASYVLGDSVTQFSFVIGLYLFAMGIGSYLSQYIESRLLERFVEIELGLALVGGLSAPMLFRVYTALGSFRALLYSLVLLIGVLVGLEIPLLIRLLNFSLDLKRLVARVLTLDYIGALAASLLFPSLLLPRLGIHQTSLFFGMLNAAVAITSTFLFPLDRAVVVRLRALCLIVIAGLGVAFALVSRFVERSEALYFGAPIVYAAQSPYQRLVITRSPRTTRLFLNGNLQFSSDDEHRYHEVLVHPAVAALGREPRRALILGGGDGLAARELLRYPSVEQILLVDLDGAVTGAFRDLPLAAELNQGSLRDPRVAVRNEDAFKYLEESTESFDLAIVDFPDPGNYAVGKLYTDAFYHLLRQRLSVRGLAVVQATSPHYARESFWCVVTTLEAAGFKTAPLHVYVPSFGEWGFILAGGEGLAAPGALRIDPSRLRYLDSSGLPELFRFPRDLGRVEAPINRLNDQKLVSVYTREWAEWTR
- a CDS encoding DUF4178 domain-containing protein gives rise to the protein MSTPFDRAAACPSCGAPITFRFAGAMAQVCKHCKFVVARTDRDLRAVGRVADLVDIPTPLQLGVTGRWGNEPFVVDGRVQLDRASAPGAPWQEIFIAFPASGRWTWVAFAQGRWYATTEAPLPLNGLPQWSSLQPGGRVHLEGHGMFTVVEVGSRRVISAEGEMPYVAAPGVVTGFVDIAGPRGEFGTLDYGDGRMIPPKLYLGRQIDPAVMKLDTGAPVDQPTAQVSAVACPNCGGNLPLAAPGTTERIVCRYCGTASDLTKGALVALGQVPRPPMEPYVPLGAEGQLRGTRVLCIGFVIRGCTVEGERYRWREYLLYGGPSVGYLWLMEEDGAWQLVTPLSPGEVQPMGSTASYQGRTYALKQSVHAEVEYVIGEFYWKVEIGEAVQATEYEGEGGKVSIEQAPTEVSVSFCSPLPGKELAAAFHLPPPPSPSFGGGTSASAGTVVVIVVVLIVVLLILIALSDCGGGGGGVIFIPSGGGSPSFGGGK